The following proteins are co-located in the Polymorphospora rubra genome:
- a CDS encoding amino acid--tRNA ligase-related protein, with amino-acid sequence MSCSSEDARFAVQQVPNERWRQATAANLAADHLNGYDLWTMAFLEGRQDWEETRDFLLSASRDELTELVEKSRGESLAFLVMMMTGACNADCPICFTDRRRKRGETTVEQRDRLLREAAGLGAGYVYVPGEGEPTIDRGWWQFLETCKDTGLEAIVFTNGLIFSDTATSEKYWGCQPEEAIERLADYPVSFYVKMWSTQPELVGKMLGINPDKYQFTDYDGVRVPLGMARLLDRFPRQRLGIEVVVEGRNADEVVDTVVPFAERHDLSRIVEIIQHNGRTLGNPTYDPTPAQVARATPLLSPTSCTVATCKAVVTSRGYLSPRIAILETQLPASARHIDEGSLWDLLHGTDYLVQRRYEQSCLCESEPVSLAEAGTPTLIGPQSVVPPQLADLIDPMRPTATATANDFTSTSTVADLLGGRVEHGSVVRVVGRALPVGPGLVQLADGPDTVSASGVDVGAYSWVGVEGTWDGLLGALRATDTTIIKESMRQPIGRAVSEFAMVRQPEMLRAVIDRSALTSLLRNRLAERGYLEVSTPMLTVNGDMGHVSQAQTEPVLGRRFHLRTDPEEYLKRYLTAGLPAVFEVSTNVRADKPGDWHLVEFQSVEYYRRLMTLDESIEVADELVREGLRGFGPPITSWSGVVLHPERPFNRMRYADAFQSVLGVDLSAEECATAKGLAATLRTVGCEIEVPEELVGWRRAWLEAAFDGHVLPKIRQPLWITHFPAELAVQARLDQADPRYALRAELYLPGGLELANVYENLVDGAELRAQYNTRRSHRVAAGMSYVATNEALMTSAEAGMPPMSGGAVGIDRVLMVALGHASAGGGVLFGREGFTELKSEHSVCGSDGGCGSCGGGCS; translated from the coding sequence ATGAGTTGCAGCAGCGAGGACGCGCGCTTCGCGGTCCAGCAGGTGCCCAACGAACGTTGGCGCCAGGCCACCGCGGCCAACCTGGCCGCCGACCATCTGAACGGCTACGACCTGTGGACGATGGCGTTCCTGGAAGGCCGGCAGGACTGGGAGGAGACGCGGGACTTCCTGCTCTCTGCCTCCCGTGACGAACTCACCGAACTCGTCGAGAAGTCTCGCGGGGAGAGTCTCGCGTTCCTGGTCATGATGATGACCGGCGCCTGTAACGCCGACTGCCCCATCTGCTTCACCGACCGCCGCCGCAAGCGCGGCGAGACCACCGTCGAGCAGCGCGACCGGCTGCTGCGGGAGGCCGCCGGGCTGGGCGCCGGCTACGTCTACGTGCCCGGCGAGGGCGAGCCGACCATCGACCGCGGCTGGTGGCAGTTCCTGGAGACCTGCAAGGACACCGGCCTGGAGGCGATCGTCTTCACCAACGGGCTGATCTTCTCCGACACGGCGACCTCCGAGAAGTACTGGGGCTGCCAGCCCGAGGAAGCCATCGAACGGCTCGCCGACTATCCCGTCTCGTTCTACGTCAAGATGTGGAGCACCCAACCCGAACTGGTCGGCAAGATGCTGGGCATCAACCCCGACAAATACCAGTTCACCGACTACGACGGCGTGCGGGTGCCGCTGGGGATGGCCCGGCTGCTCGACCGGTTTCCGCGCCAGCGGCTCGGGATCGAGGTCGTCGTCGAGGGCCGCAACGCCGACGAGGTCGTCGACACCGTCGTCCCCTTCGCCGAGCGGCACGACCTCTCCCGGATCGTCGAGATCATCCAGCACAACGGGCGTACGCTCGGCAACCCCACGTACGACCCGACGCCGGCCCAGGTCGCCCGGGCCACGCCGCTGCTGAGCCCGACGAGCTGCACGGTCGCCACCTGCAAGGCGGTGGTCACCTCGCGCGGCTACCTGTCGCCCCGGATCGCGATCCTGGAGACGCAGCTGCCGGCGAGCGCCCGGCACATCGACGAGGGCTCGCTGTGGGACCTGCTGCACGGCACCGACTACCTCGTACAGCGCCGCTACGAGCAGAGCTGCCTGTGCGAGAGCGAGCCGGTGTCGCTGGCCGAGGCCGGCACGCCGACCCTGATCGGCCCGCAGAGCGTCGTACCACCGCAGCTCGCCGACCTGATCGACCCGATGCGGCCGACCGCGACGGCGACGGCCAACGACTTCACCAGCACCAGCACCGTCGCCGACCTTCTCGGCGGCCGGGTCGAGCACGGCTCGGTCGTCCGCGTCGTCGGCCGGGCGCTGCCCGTCGGGCCGGGACTGGTCCAGCTCGCAGACGGCCCGGACACCGTGTCGGCCAGCGGCGTGGACGTCGGGGCGTACTCCTGGGTGGGGGTCGAGGGAACCTGGGACGGGCTGCTCGGCGCCCTGCGCGCCACCGACACCACGATCATCAAGGAGTCGATGCGGCAGCCGATCGGCCGGGCGGTGTCGGAGTTCGCCATGGTCCGGCAGCCGGAGATGCTGCGCGCCGTGATCGACCGCTCCGCGCTGACCTCGCTGCTGCGCAACCGGCTCGCCGAACGCGGCTACCTGGAGGTGAGCACCCCGATGCTCACCGTCAACGGCGACATGGGCCACGTCAGCCAGGCCCAGACCGAGCCGGTCCTGGGTCGCCGCTTCCACCTGCGTACCGACCCGGAGGAGTACCTCAAGCGATACCTGACCGCCGGGCTGCCGGCCGTCTTCGAGGTCTCCACGAACGTCCGCGCCGACAAGCCCGGCGACTGGCATCTGGTCGAGTTCCAGTCGGTCGAGTACTACCGGCGGCTGATGACGCTCGACGAGTCGATCGAGGTGGCCGACGAGCTGGTCCGGGAAGGCCTGCGCGGGTTCGGGCCGCCGATCACCTCGTGGTCCGGCGTGGTCCTGCACCCGGAGCGGCCCTTCAACCGGATGCGCTACGCCGACGCGTTCCAGAGCGTTCTCGGCGTGGACCTGTCGGCCGAGGAGTGCGCCACAGCCAAGGGCCTCGCCGCCACCCTGCGTACGGTGGGCTGCGAGATCGAGGTGCCGGAGGAACTGGTCGGGTGGCGCCGGGCCTGGCTGGAGGCGGCCTTCGACGGGCACGTCCTGCCGAAGATCCGGCAACCGCTGTGGATCACCCACTTCCCGGCCGAACTCGCCGTCCAGGCCCGACTGGACCAGGCCGACCCGCGCTACGCGCTGCGGGCCGAGCTCTACCTGCCCGGCGGCCTGGAACTCGCCAACGTCTACGAGAACCTGGTCGACGGCGCCGAACTGCGGGCCCAGTACAACACCCGGCGCAGCCACCGGGTGGCCGCCGGGATGTCGTACGTGGCCACCAACGAGGCGTTGATGACCAGCGCCGAGGCCGGCATGCCGCCGATGTCCGGCGGTGCGGTCGGCATCGACCGGGTGCTGATGGTGGCCCTCGGCCACGCCAGCGCCGGCGGCGGCGTGCTCTTCGGCCGCGAGGGGTTCACCGAACTCAAATCCGAGCACTCCGTCTGCGGCAGCGACGGCGGGTGCGGCAGCTGTGGTGGGGGATGTAGTTGA
- a CDS encoding FAD-binding oxidoreductase codes for MVGIDWSSLRQSLDGQLLLDSDPAYEWTRKPFIARFDEILPQAVVMCATHQDVVEALAFARRNDIDFAVRSGGHCFAGFSSSRGMVVNVTPMAQVKVDGSRVEVGAGIRIGAMTNALIDHGLVVPGGSCPSVGVGGTTLGGGIGVLGRLYGLTLDHVVAAEVVLADGTVVTADAERHPDLFWALRGAGAGNFGVVTALTFDARPAPRMTNFYIEWDFQDAAEVLKAWQRWAPSAPEEMTAGLGFTAMDDLDEPAVAELFGAMVGTESDAMKLIGELVERCGREPARVNCREMDYRETALYQAGLLSAVNNQVVETPQGQIERQGCRFTKGEFFDGPIADEAIDRLAEVFVAGRTAGEVRGLELAPWGGGYARTDRHATAFVHRDTSFSLKHAVMVTPEASQGAKEAAYRWVTESWSAVHPWGSGRVYPNFPDPDLTNWGDAYYGENFARLKRIKSQYDPQNLFRFEQSIPLG; via the coding sequence ATGGTCGGTATCGACTGGTCGAGCCTGCGGCAGTCGCTCGACGGACAGCTGCTGCTCGACAGCGATCCCGCGTACGAGTGGACCAGGAAGCCGTTCATCGCCCGCTTCGACGAGATCCTGCCGCAGGCCGTGGTCATGTGCGCCACGCACCAGGACGTCGTGGAGGCGCTCGCGTTCGCCCGGCGCAACGACATCGACTTCGCCGTACGCAGCGGCGGGCACTGCTTCGCCGGCTTCTCCTCCAGCCGCGGCATGGTCGTCAACGTCACCCCGATGGCCCAGGTGAAAGTGGACGGTTCCCGGGTCGAGGTCGGCGCCGGTATCCGGATCGGCGCGATGACCAACGCGCTGATCGACCACGGACTCGTCGTACCCGGTGGATCCTGCCCGTCGGTCGGCGTCGGCGGCACCACCCTCGGCGGCGGCATCGGGGTCCTCGGCCGGCTCTACGGGCTGACCCTCGACCACGTGGTCGCCGCGGAGGTGGTCCTCGCCGACGGCACCGTCGTCACCGCCGATGCCGAGCGCCACCCCGACCTCTTCTGGGCGCTGCGCGGTGCCGGCGCCGGCAACTTCGGCGTGGTCACCGCGTTGACGTTCGACGCCCGGCCGGCACCCCGGATGACCAACTTCTACATCGAGTGGGACTTCCAGGATGCGGCCGAGGTGTTGAAGGCCTGGCAGCGGTGGGCCCCGTCGGCGCCGGAGGAGATGACCGCCGGCCTCGGCTTCACCGCCATGGACGACCTCGACGAGCCGGCCGTGGCGGAACTCTTCGGGGCGATGGTCGGCACCGAGTCCGACGCGATGAAGCTGATCGGCGAACTCGTCGAGCGCTGCGGCCGGGAACCGGCCCGGGTCAACTGCCGCGAGATGGACTACCGGGAGACGGCGCTCTACCAGGCCGGTCTGCTCAGCGCGGTCAACAACCAGGTCGTGGAGACCCCGCAGGGGCAGATCGAACGGCAGGGCTGCCGGTTCACCAAGGGCGAGTTCTTCGACGGCCCGATCGCCGACGAGGCGATCGACCGGCTGGCCGAGGTCTTCGTCGCCGGCCGCACCGCCGGCGAGGTACGTGGCCTGGAGTTGGCGCCGTGGGGTGGCGGGTACGCCCGCACCGACCGGCACGCGACCGCCTTCGTCCACCGGGACACCTCGTTCAGCCTGAAGCACGCCGTCATGGTCACGCCCGAGGCGTCGCAGGGGGCGAAGGAGGCGGCGTACCGGTGGGTCACCGAGTCCTGGTCGGCGGTGCACCCGTGGGGCAGCGGCCGGGTCTACCCGAACTTTCCCGACCCCGACCTGACGAACTGGGGCGACGCCTACTACGGCGAGAACTTCGCCCGGCTCAAGCGGATCAAGTCGCAGTACGACCCGCAGAACCTCTTCCGTTTCGAGCAGTCGATCCCGCTCGGCTGA
- a CDS encoding class I SAM-dependent DNA methyltransferase, which yields MTPPHIDPDDALDPDDALLDRIRVAYDTVAQPYAEQFADELAHKLLDRALIDGFADQVRASGVDGPIADLGCGPGQVTRHLADRGLPVVGVDLSPEMVRLARERHPGIDFREGSILGLSDPDRSVAGVLSLYSVIHLPRPVLPRALAEFHRVLRPGGILLLAFHIGAGQLHVDTWFDRPVSFDGHLFDPDDVADCLARTGFEVRARMRRQPYPGIEAPTERAYLFAHRPAG from the coding sequence GTGACCCCGCCCCACATCGACCCCGACGACGCGCTCGACCCCGACGACGCGCTCCTCGACCGGATCCGGGTCGCGTACGACACGGTGGCGCAGCCGTACGCCGAGCAGTTCGCCGACGAACTCGCGCACAAGCTCCTGGACCGGGCCCTGATCGACGGCTTCGCCGACCAGGTACGCGCAAGCGGCGTCGACGGCCCGATCGCCGATCTCGGCTGCGGCCCCGGGCAGGTGACCCGCCATCTGGCCGACCGCGGCCTGCCCGTGGTCGGCGTGGACCTCTCGCCCGAGATGGTGCGCCTGGCGCGGGAACGCCATCCGGGAATCGACTTCCGGGAGGGCTCGATCCTCGGACTGTCCGACCCGGACCGGAGCGTGGCCGGTGTGCTGTCGCTCTATTCGGTCATCCACCTGCCCCGGCCGGTGCTGCCCCGGGCGCTGGCCGAGTTTCACCGGGTGCTGCGACCGGGCGGGATCCTGCTGCTCGCCTTCCACATCGGGGCGGGCCAGTTGCACGTCGACACCTGGTTCGACCGGCCGGTGTCCTTCGACGGCCACCTCTTCGACCCCGACGACGTGGCGGACTGCCTGGCGCGGACCGGGTTCGAGGTGCGGGCCCGGATGCGGCGCCAGCCGTATCCGGGCATCGAGGCGCCGACCGAGCGGGCGTACCTGTTCGCGCACCGTCCGGCCGGATAG
- a CDS encoding alpha/beta fold hydrolase → MHEHTVDRDGRQLHVVEDGLPGGWPVVVHHGTPGAPLLWPTWSDDARDRGIRLVGVARPGYAGSTRLPGRSVADVAADIAAVADALGIDRFATWGVSGGGPHALACAALLPGRVTAVASLGGLAPWDAPGFDVLDGMREDNVAELVAARQGPQALNPLLEPTATAMATVDRKDLIDGLDGFLDESDAQVARTGFGGPLVDGIRTGLRPGLDGWSDDDLALVRPWGFDLASITCPVGVWHGKQDAMVPAAHADWLAATLRAERIDIPPTDGHLAVLAHRVTDVHAWLLQHQ, encoded by the coding sequence ATGCACGAGCACACGGTCGACAGGGACGGGCGCCAACTCCACGTGGTCGAGGACGGCCTGCCCGGGGGCTGGCCGGTCGTCGTCCACCACGGCACCCCGGGCGCGCCGCTGCTCTGGCCCACCTGGTCCGACGACGCCCGGGACCGGGGCATCCGTCTCGTCGGCGTCGCCCGCCCCGGCTACGCCGGGTCGACCCGGCTGCCCGGGCGCTCGGTGGCCGACGTCGCCGCCGACATCGCGGCCGTGGCCGACGCGCTCGGCATCGACCGGTTCGCCACCTGGGGCGTCTCCGGCGGCGGGCCGCACGCCCTGGCCTGTGCCGCTCTGCTTCCCGGCCGGGTCACCGCCGTCGCCAGCCTCGGCGGGCTGGCCCCCTGGGACGCGCCCGGATTCGACGTGCTCGACGGGATGCGCGAGGACAACGTCGCCGAACTGGTCGCCGCCCGCCAGGGGCCGCAGGCGCTGAACCCGCTGCTCGAACCGACCGCGACCGCGATGGCGACCGTCGACCGGAAGGACCTGATCGACGGGCTCGACGGGTTCCTCGACGAGTCGGACGCGCAGGTCGCCCGGACCGGATTCGGCGGACCTCTCGTCGACGGCATCCGGACCGGGCTGCGGCCGGGCCTCGACGGGTGGTCCGACGACGACCTCGCCCTCGTCCGGCCGTGGGGATTCGACCTGGCCTCGATCACCTGCCCGGTCGGTGTCTGGCACGGCAAACAGGACGCGATGGTGCCGGCGGCCCACGCCGACTGGCTGGCCGCGACGCTGCGGGCCGAGCGGATCGACATCCCGCCGACCGACGGCCACCTCGCGGTGCTCGCCCACCGGGTCACCGACGTCCACGCCTGGCTGCTCCAGCACCAGTAG
- a CDS encoding peptide ABC transporter substrate-binding protein codes for MTDDPTPATLVEGWAEDIATFNPVLVQDTFSSLVSGLCFEGLLTSDADGNLLPALAVEVPAVAADGRTYRFTLRDGLRWSDGTPLTADDVVFTYRLMTAPEYGDLPSPHRGELTRHLAEVSAVDARTVVFRTHREYAPFLTAQAQHGILPRHVLPEPTAEAVATSDAYNTAPAVVSGVFAVTGRTPEEIRFARNPNHHRGPSQLDGFVYRIFPTGLAVADALRAGTVDIGLVDPSRLGELAGVSHLDTTVIDLPTGNFYACQLDPATPAGRILGDVRVRQALLLAVDRETMVKEVYLGQASVADSILPPTSWAYDPGVEPRYPYQPERAAALLDDAGWRPGPTGVRERDGEPLRFEVVAGTNTKAWVDTAHVLAESWRRLGVDVELTLLDFGELMGKVVQNRDFGVFLLAYTWGQDPDQSELFSSAAIEAGFNCFTFTDPEVDAALDAGLGTVDRAERRRLYHRYQARMAELVPAPMLVFLKGIYGINRRVHGYRVGTHNQFAARPWMHQVRVVDR; via the coding sequence ATGACCGACGACCCGACCCCTGCCACGCTCGTCGAGGGCTGGGCGGAGGACATCGCCACCTTCAACCCCGTGCTCGTGCAGGACACCTTCAGCTCCCTGGTGTCCGGCCTGTGCTTCGAGGGGCTGCTGACCTCCGACGCCGACGGCAATCTGCTGCCCGCCCTGGCGGTCGAGGTGCCCGCGGTGGCGGCCGACGGACGCACCTACCGCTTCACCCTGCGCGACGGGCTGCGCTGGTCGGACGGGACCCCGCTGACCGCCGACGACGTGGTCTTCACCTACCGGCTGATGACCGCCCCGGAGTACGGGGACCTGCCCTCGCCGCACCGGGGCGAGCTGACCCGGCACCTTGCCGAGGTGTCCGCCGTCGACGCCCGCACGGTGGTCTTCCGGACCCACCGGGAGTACGCGCCGTTCCTGACCGCCCAGGCGCAGCACGGGATCCTGCCCCGGCACGTCCTGCCGGAGCCCACCGCCGAGGCGGTGGCCACCTCCGACGCGTACAACACCGCGCCGGCCGTCGTCAGCGGGGTCTTCGCGGTCACCGGCCGCACCCCGGAGGAGATCCGCTTCGCCCGCAACCCGAACCACCACCGGGGGCCGAGCCAGCTCGACGGGTTCGTCTACCGGATCTTCCCGACCGGGTTGGCGGTCGCCGACGCGCTGCGCGCCGGCACCGTCGACATCGGACTCGTCGACCCGTCCCGGCTCGGCGAACTCGCCGGGGTATCCCATCTCGACACGACCGTCATCGACCTGCCGACCGGCAACTTCTACGCCTGCCAGCTCGATCCCGCCACCCCGGCCGGCCGTATCCTCGGCGACGTCCGGGTCCGGCAGGCGCTGCTGCTGGCGGTCGACCGGGAGACCATGGTCAAGGAGGTCTACCTCGGCCAGGCGAGCGTCGCCGACTCGATCCTGCCCCCCACGTCCTGGGCCTACGACCCCGGCGTCGAGCCGCGCTACCCGTACCAGCCGGAGCGGGCGGCGGCGCTGCTGGACGACGCCGGCTGGCGGCCGGGCCCGACCGGCGTACGCGAGCGTGACGGCGAGCCGCTGCGGTTCGAGGTCGTCGCCGGCACCAACACGAAGGCGTGGGTCGACACCGCCCACGTCCTCGCCGAGAGCTGGCGCCGCCTGGGCGTCGACGTCGAGCTGACCCTGCTCGACTTCGGCGAGCTGATGGGCAAGGTCGTGCAGAACCGCGACTTCGGTGTCTTCCTGCTCGCGTACACCTGGGGTCAGGACCCCGACCAGTCGGAGCTGTTCTCGTCGGCGGCGATCGAGGCCGGCTTCAACTGCTTCACCTTCACCGACCCCGAGGTCGACGCGGCGTTGGACGCCGGACTCGGCACCGTCGACCGGGCCGAGCGGCGCCGGCTCTACCACCGCTACCAGGCCCGGATGGCCGAACTCGTCCCGGCGCCGATGCTCGTCTTCCTCAAGGGCATCTACGGGATCAACCGCCGGGTGCACGGCTACCGGGTCGGCACCCACAACCAGTTCGCCGCCCGACCGTGGATGCACCAGGTACGGGTGGTGGACCGGTGA
- a CDS encoding carbamoyltransferase family protein, which produces MIILGISAFFHDSAAALLVDGELVAAAEEERFSRRKHDNRFPVNAIRFCLETAGLGAGDLDHVVFYEKPRLKAERAVATILSEVPHSFGPFERFFTHGGARQAVGDQIRETIGVPASRVLFVEHHLSHAASSFFACPFDTAATLTIDGVGEWATTSIGEGHASWDGTGENRLWLRETMHFPHSLGMLYSAFTEFLGFQVNEGEYKVMGLAAYGQPRYRAELDRVARQYDDGSLWLDMRYFRYHRSVRNGFHPRLADLLGMPPCPPGVELDPAAEGEAGARARRYADVAASVQQFTEDAVVAMARRAVEVTGHRRLCMAGGVALNGVANYQVLRRAGVEELYIPPAPGDSGGALGAALYAHHVLLGQPRRFVMRHAYWGAQATPDAVTRALDRAGLAYTTQPDPAALAATVADMLADGLVIGWFQGRFEWGPRALGNRSILADPRGPGIKDLINKKVKFREPFRPFAPAMLHDRAAEYVAGDGTDQWPTRFMLMVMPLEERFAASAPAVDHFGTGRIQTVAPETNPLFHSVIAELGQRIGLGCVLNTSFNLRGEPIVATPEEAIATFGRSELDALVVEDRVISRS; this is translated from the coding sequence ATGATCATCCTTGGCATCTCCGCCTTCTTCCACGACTCGGCAGCCGCGTTGCTCGTCGACGGAGAGCTCGTGGCCGCGGCCGAGGAGGAGCGGTTCAGCCGGCGTAAGCACGACAACCGCTTCCCGGTCAACGCGATCCGGTTCTGCCTGGAGACGGCCGGCCTCGGCGCGGGCGACCTCGACCACGTCGTCTTCTACGAGAAGCCGCGGCTCAAGGCCGAACGGGCGGTGGCCACCATCCTCAGCGAGGTGCCGCACAGCTTCGGCCCGTTCGAGCGGTTCTTCACCCACGGCGGCGCCCGGCAGGCGGTCGGCGACCAGATCCGCGAGACGATCGGCGTACCCGCGTCCCGGGTGCTCTTCGTCGAACACCACCTCTCCCACGCCGCGTCGTCGTTCTTCGCCTGCCCGTTCGACACGGCGGCCACGCTCACCATCGACGGCGTCGGCGAGTGGGCCACCACCAGCATCGGGGAGGGACACGCCAGCTGGGACGGCACCGGCGAGAACCGGTTGTGGCTGCGCGAGACGATGCACTTCCCGCACTCGCTCGGAATGCTCTACTCCGCCTTCACCGAGTTCCTCGGTTTCCAGGTCAACGAGGGCGAATACAAGGTGATGGGGCTCGCCGCCTACGGCCAGCCCCGCTACCGGGCCGAACTCGACCGGGTCGCCCGGCAGTACGACGACGGCAGCCTCTGGCTCGACATGCGCTACTTCCGATACCACCGCTCGGTACGCAACGGCTTCCATCCCCGCCTCGCCGACCTGCTCGGCATGCCGCCCTGCCCGCCCGGCGTCGAACTCGACCCCGCCGCCGAGGGCGAGGCCGGGGCGCGGGCCCGCCGGTACGCCGACGTCGCGGCCAGCGTCCAGCAGTTCACCGAGGACGCGGTGGTGGCGATGGCCCGGCGGGCGGTCGAGGTGACCGGCCACCGCCGGCTCTGCATGGCCGGCGGGGTCGCCCTGAACGGGGTGGCCAACTACCAGGTCCTGCGCCGGGCCGGGGTCGAGGAGTTGTACATCCCGCCGGCACCCGGCGACTCCGGCGGCGCGCTCGGCGCGGCCCTCTACGCCCACCACGTCCTGCTCGGGCAGCCGCGCCGCTTCGTGATGCGGCACGCCTACTGGGGCGCCCAGGCGACCCCGGACGCGGTGACCCGGGCCCTCGACCGGGCCGGGCTCGCGTACACCACGCAGCCGGATCCGGCCGCACTCGCCGCGACGGTCGCCGACATGCTCGCCGACGGCCTGGTCATCGGCTGGTTCCAGGGCCGCTTCGAGTGGGGGCCGCGGGCGCTGGGCAACCGCAGCATCCTGGCCGACCCGCGCGGCCCCGGCATCAAGGACCTGATCAACAAGAAGGTGAAGTTCCGCGAGCCGTTCCGCCCCTTCGCCCCCGCCATGCTCCACGACCGGGCGGCGGAGTACGTCGCCGGCGACGGCACCGACCAGTGGCCGACCCGCTTCATGCTGATGGTCATGCCGCTCGAGGAGCGGTTCGCGGCCAGTGCCCCGGCCGTCGACCACTTCGGCACCGGCCGCATCCAGACCGTCGCTCCCGAGACGAACCCGCTCTTCCACTCGGTCATCGCCGAGCTGGGGCAGCGCATCGGCCTCGGCTGCGTGCTCAACACCTCGTTCAACCTGCGCGGCGAACCGATCGTCGCCACGCCCGAGGAGGCGATCGCCACCTTCGGGCGCAGTGAACTCGACGCACTGGTGGTGGAGGACCGTGTCATTTCGCGATCTTGA
- a CDS encoding SGNH/GDSL hydrolase family protein, whose amino-acid sequence MSFRDLDRAHRNRRYELVPQFEQYDANELFLRPYVTFVSRPGLDNPVFHTDRLGYRLSDSGQGTVDSDRWPDLGGGIVLGGSFVFGVGASGDGATLPSRLAHRSGVPYLNLGIYAGNSLQELVAAVPFLAHATSVVICSGINNVFASLQSLGHNEVYGPLFFEGALATLGRTPIVDLAAAVAEPGRGIPDQRAADTAGQVLPSTDTGDHLAARMTAALDRQLRDLRIIAGAARPDARVLFCLQPFADPVLRTPTRPERELFDLARERQGPWLTARDHVAANWDAYADRMAAGCAELGVDFVDLAARRFTGWSFYDRVHMTDHGYQQAADIIWERLCSTS is encoded by the coding sequence GTGTCATTTCGCGATCTTGATCGGGCGCACCGGAACCGGCGGTACGAACTCGTTCCGCAGTTCGAGCAGTACGACGCCAACGAACTGTTCCTCCGCCCGTACGTCACGTTCGTCAGCCGGCCGGGCCTCGACAACCCGGTGTTCCACACCGACCGGCTCGGCTACCGGTTGTCCGACTCCGGCCAGGGAACGGTCGACTCCGACCGGTGGCCGGACCTCGGCGGCGGCATCGTCCTCGGCGGCTCGTTCGTCTTCGGCGTCGGGGCCAGCGGCGACGGCGCCACCCTGCCGTCGCGGCTGGCCCACCGCAGCGGCGTGCCCTACCTGAACCTCGGCATCTACGCCGGCAACTCGCTGCAGGAACTCGTCGCCGCCGTCCCGTTCCTGGCCCACGCCACAAGCGTCGTGATCTGCTCCGGGATCAACAACGTCTTCGCGTCGCTACAGTCGCTCGGCCACAACGAGGTCTACGGGCCGCTGTTCTTCGAGGGTGCGCTCGCCACCCTGGGGCGTACGCCGATCGTCGACCTCGCCGCGGCCGTGGCGGAACCCGGCCGGGGCATCCCCGACCAGCGGGCCGCCGACACCGCCGGCCAGGTGCTGCCGAGCACCGACACCGGCGACCATCTCGCCGCCCGGATGACCGCCGCCCTCGACCGGCAGCTCCGCGACCTGCGGATCATCGCCGGCGCCGCCCGCCCCGACGCCCGGGTCCTGTTCTGCCTCCAGCCGTTCGCCGACCCGGTGCTGCGTACCCCGACCCGACCGGAACGGGAACTGTTCGACCTGGCCCGGGAACGGCAGGGCCCCTGGCTCACCGCCCGCGACCACGTGGCCGCCAACTGGGACGCGTACGCCGACCGGATGGCGGCCGGCTGTGCCGAACTCGGCGTCGACTTCGTCGACCTGGCGGCCCGTCGCTTCACCGGCTGGTCGTTCTACGACCGCGTCCACATGACCGACCACGGCTACCAGCAGGCCGCTGACATCATCTGGGAGAGGTTGTGCTCGACAAGCTGA